One Candidatus Culexarchaeum yellowstonense genomic region harbors:
- a CDS encoding M14 family metallopeptidase codes for MRNLAHVNMRLLPSIFIILIVIVQTAHITTVTAEVSIHKLDSMDVRGGIYTLYTIANNGYMNVTYKSLEKYTETPSINVTININGLEKWAVYNLTNRKLLYGEIQGWNIYPLWIPKCILLNDEIPIYNYETKFKCIFKNDTTIILSHGEEKLIYDSFTGALIEGEVRLDGYGPLYFKLNKTNMKIRREYFSDDLYFDWETLTLNLMKLEKEYAGILKVYSIGRSLLGREIWCCEIKASEYEDGVVLIDGGMHGSEVIGVKVAYSILERILSEYNELQSRGVLKRLTLIIIPMLNPDGVEMTKYSPPTPSVRLKDGRCNAHGVDLNRNFNYEWSAGGSPLYNSTVYRGEVAESEPEVKALKDLMQRRKIVFYLNFHSGVRQIIIPAYQANPYINVYVNITSTLSNIFGFEIVKGGIYGGSANWCLMARGEPAPSIIIELYGGGTDALNVDWFLFYNPVDEVEIRKLTILGYQATIQILLNAKRWRDTMFEKTPPQLPWESIKIASTATIIIVLGLAIYIKLRKSQGRIKDKNSPTKPPINVEAKFTT; via the coding sequence ATGAGGAATCTTGCACATGTAAACATGAGGCTCCTCCCCTCAATCTTCATAATACTCATCGTCATTGTACAGACAGCCCATATAACAACAGTAACAGCTGAAGTATCAATTCACAAGTTAGATTCAATGGATGTTAGAGGGGGGATTTACACACTATACACCATTGCCAATAATGGATATATGAACGTAACATACAAATCCCTAGAAAAGTATACTGAAACGCCATCAATAAATGTGACTATAAACATAAATGGATTGGAAAAGTGGGCAGTATACAACCTAACAAATAGGAAACTTTTATACGGTGAGATACAAGGTTGGAATATATATCCACTATGGATACCTAAATGCATACTATTAAATGATGAAATACCAATATACAACTATGAAACAAAATTCAAGTGCATATTTAAGAATGATACCACAATCATACTATCACATGGAGAAGAGAAGCTTATCTACGATTCATTCACTGGAGCACTCATTGAGGGGGAAGTAAGATTAGATGGCTATGGGCCATTATACTTTAAGCTTAACAAAACAAATATGAAAATTAGGAGGGAATACTTTAGCGACGACTTATACTTTGATTGGGAGACGCTGACACTTAACCTCATGAAGTTGGAGAAGGAATATGCGGGCATACTGAAGGTTTACAGTATAGGTAGAAGTTTGTTGGGTAGAGAGATATGGTGTTGCGAAATAAAGGCTTCGGAATATGAGGATGGAGTGGTATTAATTGATGGGGGGATGCATGGAAGTGAAGTTATAGGGGTTAAAGTTGCATATTCAATTCTAGAGAGAATACTCTCAGAATATAATGAACTGCAGAGTAGAGGGGTATTGAAGAGGCTAACCCTAATAATAATACCGATGCTAAATCCGGATGGTGTGGAAATGACGAAATATTCACCACCAACACCAAGCGTAAGATTGAAGGATGGTAGATGCAATGCCCATGGGGTTGACTTAAATAGGAATTTCAATTATGAGTGGAGTGCTGGCGGCTCACCACTATACAATTCAACAGTTTACAGAGGGGAAGTGGCTGAAAGTGAACCTGAAGTTAAAGCTCTAAAAGATTTAATGCAAAGGAGGAAGATAGTATTCTACCTAAACTTCCATTCTGGAGTGAGGCAAATAATAATACCAGCATATCAAGCAAATCCATACATAAACGTATATGTCAACATAACATCAACACTATCAAACATATTCGGATTCGAAATAGTTAAAGGGGGAATTTATGGGGGCTCAGCAAATTGGTGTTTAATGGCAAGGGGGGAGCCAGCACCATCAATCATAATAGAATTGTATGGTGGAGGGACAGATGCATTGAATGTAGACTGGTTCCTATTCTACAATCCAGTGGATGAAGTGGAAATACGTAAACTCACAATACTGGGCTACCAAGCAACCATACAAATACTATTGAATGCAAAGAGGTGGAGGGATACAATGTTCGAGAAGACTCCGCCACAATTGCCATGGGAATCGATAAAAATAGCGTCAACTGCAACGATAATAATAGTCTTGGGATTAGCAATATACATTAAGTTGAGGAAATCTCAAGGGAGGATTAAGGATAAGAATAGTCCAACAAAACCACCAATAAATGTGGAAGCAAAATTTACAACATGA
- a CDS encoding DUF92 domain-containing protein produces the protein MTIYPYTLLVELLILIALSWVSLKFRFLEPSGVVSALIIGFIVIVFGGLGWFLLLLSFYLISSLFTKYKYDFKRALGFAEAKGGARSWRNVIGNGGAAALFALGEGVFGGGIFFAAFLGSISTAVSDTLATEVGLLYHGKPRLITNFKTVEPGVSGAISPYGEAAIIFSSLLMGFSAAMLGVEPGFSFVKVVCIAVLSGFIGSTIDSLLGATLQAGYWCDKCNSFSEDPIHNCGCEARFFKGVRFINNHVVNFASTFIGGFVGLFLSLILP, from the coding sequence TTGACGATTTACCCATATACATTGCTTGTGGAGTTGCTGATTTTGATTGCATTGTCTTGGGTTTCCCTTAAATTCCGGTTTCTAGAACCTTCCGGTGTGGTTTCAGCCCTCATTATTGGATTTATTGTAATAGTTTTTGGTGGTTTGGGATGGTTCCTCCTCCTCTTGTCCTTCTACTTAATTTCAAGTTTGTTTACAAAGTATAAGTATGATTTTAAGAGGGCTTTAGGTTTTGCTGAGGCTAAGGGTGGAGCTAGATCTTGGAGGAATGTTATCGGTAATGGTGGCGCAGCGGCTTTATTTGCATTGGGTGAGGGGGTGTTTGGTGGTGGAATATTTTTCGCAGCATTCCTTGGATCCATATCTACAGCTGTATCTGATACGTTGGCAACTGAGGTTGGTTTGCTTTATCATGGGAAACCTAGACTCATAACGAATTTTAAGACTGTTGAACCAGGAGTTTCTGGGGCTATTTCACCATATGGGGAGGCTGCGATAATATTCTCTTCACTTCTTATGGGCTTTTCAGCTGCAATGCTTGGAGTTGAACCTGGATTCTCATTTGTTAAGGTTGTATGTATAGCTGTATTGTCTGGATTTATAGGTTCAACTATTGATAGCCTTTTAGGAGCTACACTTCAAGCTGGATATTGGTGTGATAAGTGCAATTCATTTTCTGAAGACCCTATACATAATTGTGGTTGTGAAGCTAGATTCTTTAAGGGGGTTCGCTTCATAAATAATCATGTTGTAAATTTTGCTTCCACATTTATTGGTGGTTTTGTTGGACTATTCTTATCCTTAATCCTCCCTTGA
- a CDS encoding 2,3-bisphosphoglycerate-independent phosphoglycerate mutase translates to MAEKKIVLIVADGMGDRLIPKLGNKTPLEVANKPVMDELARLGVTGIIDVVGVGVPPGSAPANLALLGYDPYKYYTGRGAFEALGLGLDLMPGDVAFRANFATVDSDFNVLDRRAGRSLREGDVLAEAVGKIKLESAMDVSIIFKRGVEHRGVLVLRGSGLSRDVSDIDPEKEGVKINMSKPLANTPEARKTAEILNEFTLKSFEVLSRHPANLSRVARGEKPANIILCRGAGTLPSVEKFTDRYGLRGVCIAGIPLIKGVARAVGLDVLNVEGATGGLDSDFMAKADAAIKSASNYDFIFVHVKATDTASHDGLIDRKIEVIERIDRMVGRIFDGLSGYELYLAITADHCTPVSLKEHSGDPVPVLIYGPNIVNDDVDSYSERACMKGGLGRIRGLDLLLILINYACKAAKFGE, encoded by the coding sequence ATGGCTGAGAAGAAGATTGTACTTATAGTTGCTGATGGTATGGGTGATAGGCTTATCCCAAAACTTGGAAACAAAACCCCATTGGAGGTTGCGAATAAACCAGTAATGGATGAATTGGCGAGGTTGGGTGTTACTGGCATTATAGATGTTGTTGGAGTTGGGGTCCCCCCAGGGAGTGCACCTGCAAACCTTGCGCTTCTAGGTTATGATCCATACAAGTACTATACTGGTAGGGGGGCTTTTGAAGCTCTTGGTTTAGGTTTAGATTTAATGCCTGGGGATGTGGCATTTAGAGCAAATTTTGCAACCGTTGACAGTGATTTCAATGTTTTGGATAGGAGGGCTGGTAGGAGTCTTAGGGAGGGGGATGTATTGGCTGAAGCTGTGGGCAAGATTAAATTGGAGTCTGCAATGGATGTATCAATAATTTTTAAGCGTGGTGTAGAGCATAGGGGGGTACTCGTATTGAGAGGTTCAGGTTTGTCGAGGGATGTTAGCGACATAGACCCTGAGAAGGAGGGTGTGAAGATAAATATGTCGAAACCCTTGGCAAATACCCCTGAAGCTAGGAAGACTGCTGAAATCCTAAATGAATTCACATTGAAGAGTTTTGAAGTTTTATCACGTCACCCAGCAAATCTCTCTAGAGTGGCCAGGGGTGAGAAGCCTGCAAACATAATTTTATGTAGGGGGGCAGGGACGTTGCCAAGCGTGGAGAAGTTCACTGATAGATATGGGTTGCGTGGTGTATGTATTGCAGGAATCCCGCTGATTAAGGGTGTTGCAAGGGCTGTTGGATTGGACGTTTTGAATGTTGAGGGTGCTACTGGTGGATTGGATAGTGATTTTATGGCTAAAGCTGATGCCGCCATTAAATCAGCATCAAACTATGACTTTATATTCGTTCACGTTAAGGCTACTGATACTGCTAGTCATGATGGTTTAATTGATAGGAAGATTGAAGTCATTGAGAGGATTGATAGGATGGTTGGAAGAATATTTGATGGTTTAAGTGGATATGAATTGTATTTAGCCATAACTGCTGATCACTGCACTCCAGTGTCATTAAAGGAGCATTCCGGGGATCCTGTTCCAGTATTGATTTATGGTCCAAACATTGTTAATGATGATGTTGATAGCTATAGTGAGAGGGCTTGTATGAAGGGTGGTCTTGGACGTATAAGGGGTTTAGATTTGCTTCTAATACTCATAAATTATGCTTGTAAGGCTGCGAAGTTTGGTGAGTGA
- a CDS encoding cyclic 2,3-diphosphoglycerate synthase, producing the protein MVRNVIILGAAGRDFHNFNVFFRGNPEFRVVAFTATQIPGIAGRIYPPELSGPLYPNGIPIYHESELPELIRKFNVDEVVFSYSDVSHEHVMHLASIAMSCGASFRLLGPRDVMLKSSKPVIAVCAIRTGAGKSTVSRRVCDALKGFGVKFVVVRHPMPYGDLKAQAVQRFEKIEDLERFNCTIEEKEEYEPHLRRGYVVYAGVDYEAILRRAESEADVIVWDGGNNDFPFFKPDLLIVVADPLRAGHEDKYFPGEVNVRMADVVVINKVNVADEKSVKLVEENVRRLNPRAIIVKAASEVYVDDPSVIRGKRVLTIEDGPTLLHGDLKFGAGYVAARKFGASEIVSPKSCAVGSIKEVVEKNNLLSVPALGYGEKQLSELEATINNADCDGVIIATPTDLRRFITIKKPSTMVSFELNEIEGPSLKSIVKEFLSKRK; encoded by the coding sequence ATGGTTAGGAATGTAATAATACTCGGTGCTGCCGGCAGAGACTTCCACAATTTCAACGTCTTCTTTAGGGGGAATCCTGAGTTTAGGGTTGTGGCTTTCACTGCAACTCAAATTCCTGGTATAGCTGGTAGGATTTATCCTCCAGAGCTTTCAGGACCCCTATATCCAAATGGCATACCAATATATCATGAATCTGAGCTTCCAGAGCTCATTAGGAAGTTTAATGTTGATGAGGTTGTCTTTTCATATAGTGATGTATCCCATGAGCATGTCATGCACTTGGCTTCCATAGCCATGAGTTGTGGCGCATCCTTTAGGCTTCTAGGCCCAAGGGATGTAATGCTGAAATCAAGTAAGCCAGTTATAGCTGTTTGTGCCATTAGAACTGGTGCTGGTAAGAGTACTGTTTCGAGACGAGTATGCGATGCTCTGAAGGGTTTTGGGGTTAAGTTTGTTGTAGTTCGCCATCCAATGCCATATGGCGATCTTAAAGCTCAAGCTGTTCAGAGATTTGAGAAGATTGAGGATTTGGAGAGATTCAATTGTACCATTGAGGAGAAGGAGGAGTATGAACCTCATCTACGTAGGGGTTATGTGGTTTATGCTGGGGTTGATTATGAGGCTATTTTGAGGAGGGCTGAATCTGAGGCTGATGTGATCGTTTGGGATGGTGGAAACAATGATTTCCCATTCTTCAAGCCTGACCTATTGATTGTCGTTGCGGATCCACTTAGAGCTGGCCATGAAGACAAGTACTTCCCTGGTGAAGTTAATGTGAGGATGGCTGATGTGGTAGTCATAAATAAGGTTAATGTGGCTGATGAGAAGAGTGTTAAATTGGTTGAGGAGAACGTTAGGAGGCTTAATCCACGTGCAATTATAGTTAAAGCTGCATCTGAAGTTTATGTTGATGATCCAAGTGTAATTAGGGGGAAACGTGTATTAACCATTGAGGATGGACCTACACTTCTGCATGGAGATTTAAAGTTTGGAGCTGGATATGTGGCTGCAAGGAAGTTTGGTGCATCCGAAATTGTTTCACCAAAGTCTTGTGCAGTTGGATCTATTAAGGAGGTTGTTGAGAAGAATAATCTACTTTCAGTTCCAGCTCTCGGATATGGCGAAAAGCAATTAAGTGAACTTGAAGCCACCATAAATAATGCTGATTGTGATGGTGTGATAATAGCAACCCCCACGGATCTTAGAAGGTTTATCACAATTAAGAAGCCATCCACCATGGTTAGCTTTGAGTTGAATGAGATTGAAGGCCCCTCATTGAAGAGCATAGTTAAAGAATTTTTATCTAAGCGTAAATAG